From one Agathobaculum sp. NTUH-O15-33 genomic stretch:
- the gatA gene encoding Asp-tRNA(Asn)/Glu-tRNA(Gln) amidotransferase subunit GatA: MELFKQTAAELSDKLRNKEISAVELAQDVLARTKAVEDKVQGYVTVTEDAALAAAKAVDDKRAAGEALSPLAGIPVAVKDNICTKGTLTTCASKMLYNFKPPYNATVVEKLAAHGAVITGKANMDEFAMGSSCENSAVHPTHNPHGLDHVPGGSSGGSAAIVAAGEAPLSLGSDTGGSIRQPASFCGVVGLKPTYGAVSRYGLIAFASSLDQIGPFARSIEDAAMLLDAITGHDPLHDSTSVKTPFEGSVRQNLNADVKGMKIGLPKEYFGAGVSDEVRDNVMKAAETYKSLGAEVFEISLPLVEYALPVYYILSSAEASSNLARFDGVKYGYRAEGFEDLIDLYVKSRSEGFGAEVQRRIMLGTYVLSSGYYDAYYKKARAAQRKIKEEFAEAFRKCDVILTPVAPTTAYELGSKTASPIEMYAGDICTVSVNIAGLPGLVQPCGYDAAGLPVGMQLIGPRFGEQKLLNAGLAFEQASGLKNIIAAL, encoded by the coding sequence ATGGAACTTTTTAAGCAGACAGCAGCGGAACTGTCCGACAAGCTCCGCAATAAGGAGATCTCCGCCGTCGAGCTGGCGCAAGACGTGCTGGCGCGCACCAAGGCCGTGGAGGACAAGGTACAGGGCTATGTGACCGTGACCGAGGACGCGGCGCTTGCCGCCGCGAAGGCGGTGGATGATAAGCGCGCCGCGGGCGAAGCGCTTTCGCCGCTTGCGGGCATTCCGGTCGCCGTGAAGGATAATATTTGCACCAAGGGAACGCTGACCACCTGCGCTTCCAAAATGCTTTATAACTTTAAGCCGCCGTATAACGCGACGGTCGTGGAAAAGCTGGCCGCGCACGGCGCGGTCATCACCGGCAAGGCCAATATGGACGAGTTCGCCATGGGTTCTTCCTGTGAAAATTCGGCCGTGCATCCGACGCATAACCCGCACGGGCTGGACCACGTGCCGGGCGGCTCCTCCGGCGGCTCGGCCGCGATCGTGGCCGCGGGCGAAGCGCCGCTTTCGCTCGGTTCCGACACCGGCGGATCGATCCGCCAGCCTGCGTCGTTCTGCGGCGTGGTCGGCCTCAAGCCGACGTACGGCGCGGTGTCCCGCTATGGTCTGATCGCGTTTGCATCCTCGCTGGATCAGATCGGCCCGTTCGCCCGTTCGATCGAGGACGCGGCCATGCTGCTGGACGCGATCACCGGCCACGACCCGCTGCACGATTCGACCTCGGTCAAGACGCCGTTTGAGGGCTCGGTCCGCCAAAACCTGAACGCGGACGTCAAGGGCATGAAGATCGGCCTGCCGAAGGAGTATTTCGGCGCGGGCGTTTCGGATGAGGTTCGCGATAACGTGATGAAGGCCGCCGAGACCTATAAAAGCCTAGGCGCCGAGGTATTCGAGATCTCTCTGCCGCTTGTGGAGTATGCGCTGCCGGTTTATTACATTTTGTCGTCGGCGGAAGCGTCCTCCAACCTCGCGCGGTTCGACGGCGTCAAGTACGGCTACCGCGCCGAAGGCTTTGAGGATCTGATCGACCTGTATGTTAAAAGCCGTTCGGAGGGCTTTGGGGCCGAGGTGCAGCGCCGCATTATGCTGGGCACCTATGTGCTGTCCTCCGGTTATTACGATGCTTACTACAAAAAGGCGCGCGCCGCGCAGCGCAAGATCAAAGAGGAGTTTGCCGAAGCGTTCCGGAAGTGCGATGTGATTCTAACCCCGGTCGCGCCGACGACGGCGTACGAGCTGGGCTCCAAGACCGCCAGCCCGATCGAGATGTACGCGGGCGATATCTGCACGGTATCGGTCAACATCGCGGGCCTGCCCGGTTTGGTGCAACCCTGCGGCTATGACGCGGCGGGCCTACCCGTCGGCATGCAGCTGATCGGCCCGCGCTTTGGCGAGCAAAAGCTTTTAAACGCCGGCCTTGCGTTTGAGCAGGCGTCCGGTCTCAAGAATATTATCGCGGCACTGTAA
- a CDS encoding M20/M25/M40 family metallo-hydrolase: MEIFETLKTLCALPAVSGFEPKAAETVADMLRPYCSEVSVDVHGNVLARKSCGKPDAPTILLDAHLDQIGFLVTDVLEGGFLRFAPVGGVDPRMLLAGEVTILAEEPLFGVVSCLPPHLLKAGEQDNAVPVDEMLIDTGLLNAKEKITIGTPIVFAGEPVRLAGDCVSGKSLDDRAGIAAILSAMERLAGEKSLRCDVAVLISAQEEVTGLGAATGTFAVQPSFAIAVDVSHAKTPDAPAEGVFEYGGGPLIGVGPNLHRGLTTAIQKTAKAEDIHYQTEVMEGNTGTNAWTMQIVAHGVATALLSIPLRYMHTPIEAIRLSDLTDTADLIYQFVRKFDGEVGA, translated from the coding sequence TTGGAGATATTTGAGACCCTAAAAACGCTGTGCGCCCTGCCGGCGGTGAGTGGGTTTGAGCCAAAGGCCGCGGAAACGGTAGCGGATATGCTGCGGCCCTATTGCAGCGAAGTCTCGGTCGATGTGCACGGCAATGTGCTGGCGCGCAAAAGCTGCGGCAAGCCGGACGCCCCCACCATCCTGCTGGACGCGCATCTGGATCAGATCGGTTTTCTGGTGACCGATGTGCTGGAGGGCGGCTTCTTACGTTTTGCGCCGGTGGGCGGGGTTGACCCGCGTATGCTGCTGGCGGGAGAGGTGACCATCCTAGCGGAAGAGCCGTTGTTCGGCGTGGTATCCTGCCTGCCGCCGCATCTGCTGAAGGCGGGCGAGCAGGACAATGCCGTACCGGTCGACGAAATGCTGATCGACACCGGCCTTTTAAACGCGAAGGAGAAAATCACGATCGGCACGCCGATCGTGTTCGCGGGCGAGCCGGTGAGGCTCGCGGGCGACTGCGTTTCGGGCAAAAGCTTGGACGACCGCGCGGGCATTGCCGCCATCCTCAGCGCGATGGAGCGGCTTGCGGGTGAAAAATCGCTGCGATGCGATGTGGCCGTATTGATCAGCGCGCAGGAGGAAGTGACCGGCCTCGGCGCGGCCACGGGTACGTTTGCGGTGCAGCCTTCGTTTGCGATCGCGGTGGATGTCAGCCATGCCAAAACGCCGGACGCACCGGCGGAGGGCGTGTTTGAATACGGCGGCGGCCCGCTCATCGGCGTGGGCCCCAACCTGCACCGGGGGCTGACGACGGCTATTCAGAAGACCGCCAAGGCGGAGGATATCCATTATCAAACCGAGGTAATGGAAGGGAATACCGGCACCAACGCTTGGACGATGCAGATCGTCGCGCACGGCGTGGCGACCGCGCTGCTCTCCATTCCGCTGCGCTACATGCACACGCCGATCGAAGCGATCCGTCTGTCCGATCTGACGGACACGGCTGATCTGATCTACCAGTTTGTCCGCAAATTCGATGGGGAGGTGGGCGCATGA
- the sigE gene encoding RNA polymerase sporulation sigma factor SigE: MLKKWLGKLLNLLKRRGRVYYIGGSEVLPPPLSAVEEAQQVAACQAGSEAARNTLIEHNLRLVVFLARKFESSGVGTEDLISIGTIGLIKAVGTYKSDKNVKLATYASRCIENEILMHLRKIGNQRTEISFDEPLSSDWDGNELLLSDILGTEADSVLRPLEDDVDRALLLRALDRLPEREKRIISLRFGIGMAEAMTQKEVADLLGISQSYISRLEKRIIARMRKDILKWV, encoded by the coding sequence ATGCTGAAAAAATGGCTGGGAAAATTACTGAACTTGCTGAAACGGCGCGGGCGCGTCTATTATATCGGCGGCAGCGAGGTGCTGCCGCCGCCGCTTTCCGCCGTGGAGGAGGCGCAGCAGGTCGCCGCCTGTCAGGCGGGAAGCGAAGCCGCGCGCAATACGCTGATCGAGCACAACCTGCGCTTGGTCGTTTTTTTGGCGCGTAAATTTGAATCGAGCGGCGTTGGCACGGAGGATCTGATCTCGATCGGCACGATTGGGCTGATCAAGGCCGTGGGTACTTATAAAAGCGATAAAAACGTGAAGCTTGCCACCTATGCCTCGCGCTGTATCGAAAATGAGATCCTAATGCATCTGCGCAAGATCGGCAACCAGCGCACGGAAATTTCCTTTGACGAACCGCTTTCCTCGGATTGGGACGGCAACGAGCTGCTGCTTTCCGATATATTGGGTACAGAGGCCGACAGCGTGCTGCGTCCACTGGAGGACGATGTGGATCGGGCGCTTTTGCTGCGCGCGCTAGACCGCTTGCCCGAGCGGGAGAAGCGCATTATCTCGCTGCGCTTCGGCATCGGCATGGCCGAAGCCATGACGCAGAAGGAGGTAGCCGATCTGCTCGGCATTTCGCAAAGTTACATCTCCCGTTTGGAAAAGCGCATCATCGCGCGCATGCGCAAGGACATTCTGAAGTGGGTATGA
- a CDS encoding Asp-tRNA(Asn)/Glu-tRNA(Gln) amidotransferase subunit GatC: MAISRGEIEHIAVLARLDSNGGVFDRLAEDMQGIVGMVDKLADLDLGDITDVIDTERKNAFHEDEVIQEFTPDELVAPNAPDFQAGGVAVPRVVE; this comes from the coding sequence ATGGCAATTTCGCGGGGTGAGATCGAGCACATCGCCGTTTTGGCGCGGCTCGATTCCAATGGCGGCGTGTTCGACCGGCTGGCGGAGGATATGCAGGGCATCGTCGGCATGGTGGACAAGCTGGCCGACCTTGATCTGGGCGATATCACCGATGTGATCGACACCGAACGCAAGAACGCGTTCCATGAGGACGAAGTGATTCAGGAATTTACACCGGACGAGCTGGTCGCGCCGAACGCGCCGGACTTTCAGGCGGGCGGCGTGGCTGTGCCGCGCGTCGTCGAATAA
- a CDS encoding M42 family metallopeptidase, with the protein MIELLKTLCALPGPSGCEDAVRDFIRGQAEPFADEIREDAIGNLMVLRRGEKAPERPVVLAAHMDEVGVIVKRATEDGMLKFGFVGGVDPRVVIGRRVRFGKTVGVIGIKAVHLTTAAERKHMPKTRDLYIDIGAENRAAVEALVAPGDYGVFDSPPVLFGDGFLKARAIDDRIGCAVLLTILKDKPPVDTWFCFTVQEETGLRGSATMAYALDPGFCLVIEGTTAADLYDVKDGKAVCRLRGGAVIPFMDGSTIYDAALFELLRDAAAARHIPWQTKSRVSGGTDAGRIHKSRAGVRVCAVAAPVRYIHSPASVAATADCEAVLALCRAFLEELGGNDDE; encoded by the coding sequence ATGATCGAACTGCTGAAAACCCTGTGCGCGCTGCCCGGCCCCTCGGGCTGTGAGGACGCGGTACGGGACTTTATCCGTGGGCAGGCCGAACCCTTTGCCGACGAAATACGCGAGGATGCGATCGGCAACCTGATGGTATTGCGCCGGGGCGAAAAAGCGCCCGAGCGCCCGGTCGTGCTGGCCGCGCACATGGACGAGGTCGGCGTGATTGTAAAGCGCGCGACCGAGGACGGCATGCTGAAATTCGGCTTTGTCGGCGGGGTTGATCCCCGCGTCGTCATCGGACGGCGCGTGCGCTTCGGCAAAACGGTGGGCGTGATCGGCATTAAGGCCGTACACCTGACCACGGCGGCGGAACGGAAGCACATGCCAAAGACGCGCGACCTGTATATCGATATCGGCGCGGAGAACCGTGCTGCGGTGGAGGCGCTTGTCGCGCCCGGCGATTACGGCGTGTTTGATTCCCCGCCCGTTTTGTTTGGCGACGGCTTTTTGAAGGCCCGCGCGATCGACGACCGGATCGGCTGCGCCGTGCTTTTGACGATACTGAAGGACAAGCCGCCGGTTGATACGTGGTTTTGCTTCACCGTGCAGGAGGAAACCGGCCTGCGCGGCTCCGCGACCATGGCGTATGCGCTCGACCCCGGCTTTTGTCTGGTGATTGAGGGCACGACCGCGGCGGACCTGTACGATGTAAAGGATGGCAAGGCTGTTTGCCGCCTGCGCGGCGGCGCGGTCATTCCGTTCATGGACGGTTCGACGATCTACGACGCCGCGCTGTTCGAGCTGCTGCGGGACGCCGCAGCGGCGCGCCATATTCCGTGGCAGACCAAAAGCCGCGTTTCCGGCGGCACGGACGCGGGCCGCATCCACAAGAGCCGCGCGGGCGTGCGCGTGTGCGCGGTCGCCGCGCCGGTGCGCTATATCCACTCGCCCGCAAGCGTCGCGGCCACGGCGGACTGTGAGGCTGTTTTGGCGCTCTGCCGCGCATTTTTAGAGGAACTCGGAGGGAACGACGATGAGTAA
- a CDS encoding sigma-E processing peptidase SpoIIGA, whose translation MTVYVDVLFAVNALMDYATLLAAARLGGIHSGRGRIALAALLGGAYAVLGAVMPVLGALPLRLAAGVGICAAAYYGKGPFVRVCALYLLVSAAFAGVALALGAATGKRLLFGAGYYLAVPLRLLLLAAAVGYAVSGVLLRGDAAHGAVRRQIGTVTVSLFDRRIQVNVLRDTGNELTEPASGKPALILGQSAAARLLGERFAALQGLTAGNAAACLAALPPELARRAGLLPYQAVGTANGLLLFFRPDGVWDAAGKKIDCVLAIGTERMDQGGYEGLLGV comes from the coding sequence ATGACGGTCTATGTGGATGTGCTGTTCGCGGTGAACGCACTGATGGATTACGCGACCCTGCTGGCCGCGGCCCGGCTGGGCGGTATACATAGCGGAAGAGGGCGCATCGCCCTCGCGGCGCTGCTGGGCGGCGCTTATGCGGTGCTGGGCGCCGTAATGCCGGTACTGGGAGCCCTGCCGCTGCGGCTTGCAGCGGGCGTGGGGATTTGTGCCGCGGCGTACTATGGCAAAGGGCCGTTCGTGCGTGTCTGCGCGCTTTATCTGCTGGTATCGGCCGCGTTCGCGGGTGTGGCGCTGGCGCTCGGCGCGGCGACCGGGAAACGGCTGCTGTTCGGCGCGGGCTATTACCTCGCGGTGCCGCTGCGCTTGCTGCTGCTGGCCGCCGCCGTGGGATACGCGGTAAGCGGCGTGCTGCTCCGGGGCGACGCGGCTCACGGCGCGGTACGGCGGCAGATCGGCACGGTCACGGTCTCGTTGTTTGATAGGCGCATACAGGTGAATGTGCTGCGCGACACAGGCAATGAGCTGACCGAGCCCGCTTCCGGAAAACCGGCGCTTATTCTGGGGCAAAGCGCCGCCGCGCGGCTGCTGGGCGAACGGTTTGCCGCGCTGCAAGGGCTGACGGCGGGGAACGCCGCCGCCTGCCTTGCCGCCCTGCCGCCCGAGCTGGCGCGGCGCGCGGGGCTGCTGCCGTATCAGGCGGTCGGCACGGCGAACGGCCTGCTGCTGTTTTTCAGGCCGGACGGGGTATGGGACGCCGCCGGCAAAAAAATAGATTGTGTATTGGCGATTGGAACGGAACGAATGGATCAGGGCGGTTACGAAGGCTTGCTGGGCGTGTGA
- a CDS encoding carbonic anhydrase, protein MKQSGQGRAVLESLLEGNRAFREGQGPAIADRAEIARLCNEGQRPRAAVLCCSDSRVTPELVFCQGLGQIFSIRTAGNVVSDFERGSVEYAVADLGARLVLVMGHSGCGAVAGALQGKGNGCMKRVLSQIAPSVEQAIRQAALPEQVAEQAENFNILSSLALLRADPVLASVPDLTFAAAKYNTQTGEVTLLQVNEPENSKAC, encoded by the coding sequence ATGAAGCAAAGCGGGCAAGGCCGGGCGGTGCTGGAAAGCTTGCTGGAGGGCAACCGCGCCTTTCGCGAAGGGCAAGGCCCCGCCATCGCGGACCGGGCGGAGATTGCCCGCCTTTGCAACGAAGGGCAGCGGCCGCGGGCGGCGGTGCTGTGCTGTTCGGATTCCCGCGTCACGCCGGAGCTGGTTTTTTGCCAAGGGCTGGGGCAGATTTTTTCGATCCGCACAGCCGGAAACGTGGTTTCGGATTTTGAACGCGGCAGCGTGGAATACGCGGTCGCCGATCTGGGCGCGCGGCTGGTGCTGGTGATGGGCCATTCGGGCTGCGGCGCTGTGGCGGGCGCGCTGCAAGGCAAGGGAAACGGCTGCATGAAGCGGGTGCTTAGCCAGATCGCCCCCTCGGTCGAACAGGCGATCCGACAAGCGGCCTTGCCCGAGCAAGTGGCCGAACAAGCGGAGAATTTCAATATTCTAAGCAGCCTTGCCCTACTTCGGGCAGACCCCGTGCTGGCAAGCGTGCCCGATTTGACCTTTGCCGCCGCCAAGTACAATACCCAAACCGGCGAGGTCACGCTTTTACAGGTGAATGAGCCGGAAAACTCAAAAGCATGCTAA
- a CDS encoding DMT family transporter, which translates to MKKAYLLIVAAAVCWGAIPVFYSGLSAEGLTSMQTITMRFALAAVGYVVYLAVRDPAALRIKRPRHLLYFIGTGVCSLAFFNFCYITCIKYAGVAVAALLLYTAPVFVMVLSAVLFHEKLSARSVTALALTVLGCVFVAGVFTAGGVRLTPVALLWGLGSGFGYALYSIFGKFALVHYKPETITAYTAVFAALATIPLSQPVRLLGLCRSPAVLRNALGCALVCTVVAYLLYTAGLAKVPAGQAAILSTAEPVVATVLGVTLLHEAVSWDKLCGILLVLSAIVLLNLPAKLKKNKMESAGDSL; encoded by the coding sequence ATGAAAAAAGCGTATTTACTCATCGTTGCGGCTGCGGTGTGCTGGGGCGCGATCCCGGTGTTTTACAGTGGGTTATCTGCCGAGGGTCTGACGAGCATGCAGACGATTACCATGCGGTTTGCACTCGCCGCGGTGGGATATGTGGTGTATCTCGCGGTGCGCGATCCGGCGGCGCTGCGCATCAAACGGCCGCGGCATTTGCTCTACTTTATCGGCACGGGCGTGTGCAGCTTGGCCTTCTTTAATTTTTGCTATATCACCTGCATCAAATATGCGGGCGTCGCGGTGGCGGCGCTGCTGCTGTATACCGCGCCGGTTTTTGTCATGGTGCTTTCCGCCGTACTGTTTCATGAAAAGCTTTCCGCGCGCAGCGTGACCGCGTTGGCGCTCACGGTATTGGGCTGTGTGTTCGTGGCGGGCGTATTTACCGCGGGCGGGGTACGGCTCACGCCTGTGGCGCTTCTCTGGGGGCTCGGCTCTGGCTTTGGCTACGCGTTATATAGTATTTTCGGCAAGTTTGCGCTTGTTCATTACAAGCCGGAGACCATTACCGCCTATACAGCGGTATTTGCCGCATTGGCGACAATCCCGCTGTCGCAGCCGGTACGGCTTTTGGGGCTGTGCCGCAGTCCTGCGGTTTTGCGAAACGCGCTTGGCTGCGCGCTGGTGTGCACGGTCGTGGCGTATCTGTTATACACAGCGGGACTGGCTAAGGTGCCCGCCGGGCAAGCCGCCATCCTTTCCACGGCGGAGCCGGTCGTCGCCACTGTTCTCGGCGTAACGCTGCTACACGAAGCGGTATCGTGGGATAAGCTTTGCGGCATTCTGCTCGTCCTCAGCGCGATCGTGCTGCTGAACCTGCCCGCAAAATTAAAAAAGAACAAAATGGAAAGCGCGGGCGACAGTCTGTAA
- a CDS encoding amidohydrolase, producing MLFCNIDLLNEQLELERDRYVGVKNGRIAYIGETAPQEDYGGRYDGRRRLLLPGFYNVHSHAPMVLLRGYAENLPLDRWLNEKVFPFEDCLTDEDVYWATQLAIAEMVQCGTVSFTDMYFECQAMAKAVLESGIKCNLSRGLTVFDGSAYEQIQAYRDNEELLRDYQGAGDGRLTIDLCIHGEYTSSPAVVEAVAAQAKERGTRMHIHLSETESEHKGCKLRHGMTPAAYMQAHGIFDVPTTAAHCVWLEGEDFEILRSHGVTVACCPASNLKLASGYANVPELMRRGISVAIGTDGAASNNNLNILQDLYLFATAYKGYYHDSTLITPKEALYALTRAGAHSQGREDSGAIKVGGRADLCVIDTDSPQFTPMTNAACNVVYAAGGSDVRLTMVDGKVLYRDGSFLTLDIERVKAQAQRRTDRILAGL from the coding sequence ATGTTATTTTGTAATATTGATCTGTTAAACGAACAACTGGAACTGGAACGGGACCGGTATGTCGGCGTAAAAAACGGCCGTATCGCCTATATCGGCGAAACCGCGCCGCAGGAGGATTACGGCGGACGCTATGACGGCCGCCGCCGCCTGCTGCTGCCCGGCTTTTACAATGTGCACAGCCACGCGCCCATGGTGCTGCTGCGCGGCTATGCGGAAAACCTGCCGCTGGACAGGTGGCTGAATGAAAAGGTGTTCCCGTTTGAGGACTGCCTGACGGATGAGGATGTGTACTGGGCCACGCAGCTGGCCATTGCCGAAATGGTGCAGTGCGGTACGGTATCCTTTACCGATATGTATTTTGAATGCCAAGCGATGGCGAAGGCCGTTTTGGAAAGCGGCATCAAGTGCAATCTCAGCCGGGGCCTGACCGTATTCGACGGCAGCGCTTACGAGCAGATTCAGGCGTACCGCGACAATGAGGAGCTGCTGCGCGATTATCAGGGCGCGGGCGATGGGCGGCTTACGATCGACCTGTGCATTCATGGGGAATATACCTCCTCTCCGGCGGTGGTGGAAGCCGTGGCCGCGCAGGCGAAAGAGCGGGGCACGCGCATGCACATCCACCTGTCCGAGACCGAGTCCGAACACAAGGGCTGCAAGCTGCGGCACGGCATGACGCCCGCCGCTTATATGCAGGCGCACGGCATTTTTGATGTGCCCACAACGGCGGCGCACTGCGTCTGGCTGGAAGGGGAGGATTTTGAAATTCTTCGTTCTCACGGCGTTACCGTGGCCTGTTGTCCGGCCAGCAACCTGAAGCTGGCTTCGGGCTATGCCAACGTGCCGGAGCTGATGCGGCGCGGTATCTCCGTGGCGATCGGCACGGACGGCGCGGCTTCCAACAACAACCTGAATATCTTGCAGGATCTGTATCTGTTCGCCACAGCCTACAAGGGTTACTACCATGATTCCACGCTCATTACGCCTAAGGAAGCGCTGTACGCGCTGACGCGCGCGGGCGCGCACAGCCAAGGCCGGGAGGACAGCGGCGCAATCAAGGTGGGCGGCCGGGCCGATCTGTGTGTGATTGATACCGATTCGCCGCAGTTTACCCCGATGACGAACGCCGCCTGCAATGTGGTCTACGCCGCCGGCGGCAGCGATGTCAGACTAACCATGGTGGACGGTAAGGTGCTTTATCGCGACGGCTCGTTCCTGACGCTCGACATCGAGCGGGTCAAGGCGCAAGCGCAACGCAGAACAGACCGCATTCTGGCGGGCCTGTAA
- a CDS encoding M42 family metallopeptidase — protein MSKIFDLYQKVGGAFGPSGREQEVRETIAALAADYVDDMTTDALGSLICRKKGGGKKILLAAHMDSIGVVATYIDDNGFLRFSPVGGLFKGDLINIQVRFANGTRGVISYEEKTPFKELTLDNLFIDIGAKDRAEAERQVQVGDFAVFAAPSFSQNGVLCGPYLDNRIGCVTLLLAMEQLAETDNDLYFVFTSQEEVGLRGAGAAAFAVEPDLALAVDVTDTGDLPERKSPMAVSLGGGPAIKVMDRSVICAPQVVAGLTQAGEALGLPLQREILQFGGTDTAALQKTRTGVLSGAVSIPTRYIHSPSEMCAESDVAAAAALLAHAVCHTF, from the coding sequence ATGAGTAAAATATTTGACCTTTACCAGAAGGTGGGCGGCGCGTTCGGGCCGTCCGGCCGCGAGCAGGAGGTGCGCGAGACCATTGCCGCCCTCGCCGCAGACTATGTGGACGATATGACGACGGACGCGCTCGGCAGCCTGATCTGCCGGAAAAAAGGCGGCGGCAAAAAGATATTGCTGGCCGCGCACATGGATTCGATCGGTGTGGTCGCCACGTATATCGACGATAACGGCTTTCTGCGCTTTTCACCGGTCGGCGGCCTATTTAAGGGCGATCTGATCAATATTCAGGTGCGGTTTGCAAACGGCACGCGCGGCGTGATCTCCTATGAGGAAAAAACGCCCTTTAAGGAGCTGACGCTCGACAACCTGTTTATCGACATCGGCGCGAAAGACCGCGCGGAGGCGGAGCGGCAGGTTCAGGTGGGTGATTTCGCCGTGTTTGCCGCGCCGAGCTTTTCACAGAACGGCGTGCTGTGCGGCCCCTATCTGGATAACCGCATCGGCTGCGTGACGCTGCTGCTTGCGATGGAGCAGCTCGCCGAAACGGATAACGACCTATACTTTGTGTTTACCTCGCAGGAGGAGGTCGGCCTGCGGGGCGCGGGCGCCGCCGCGTTCGCGGTTGAGCCCGATCTGGCGCTCGCGGTCGATGTGACCGATACCGGCGACCTGCCCGAGCGCAAAAGCCCCATGGCGGTATCGCTCGGCGGCGGCCCCGCGATCAAGGTCATGGATCGCTCGGTCATTTGCGCGCCGCAGGTCGTCGCGGGATTGACGCAGGCGGGCGAAGCGCTCGGCCTGCCGCTCCAGCGCGAGATATTGCAGTTTGGCGGCACGGATACGGCCGCCCTGCAAAAGACGCGCACGGGCGTTTTGTCCGGCGCGGTGTCCATCCCGACGCGGTATATCCACTCCCCAAGCGAAATGTGCGCCGAAAGCGACGTCGCCGCCGCGGCCGCGCTGCTCGCACACGCCGTTTGCCATACGTTTTAA
- the gatB gene encoding Asp-tRNA(Asn)/Glu-tRNA(Gln) amidotransferase subunit GatB, producing the protein MKYEAVIGLEVHAELSTKSKIYCSCSTGFGAPINTHTCPVCTGMPGALPVLNREVVHYAAKMGKATGCTVNRLCKADRKNYFYPDLPKAYQISQFDVPICENGEVFFYVDGEKKSCRLERIHFEEDAGKLLHDEIDGTVVDFNRCGVPLIEMVTRPDLRSSAEAKEFLEMIKTTLGYLDISDCKMEEGSIRCDVNVSIRPEGSDTLGTRVEMKNVNTFSGAVRAIDYEIARQIDLVEHGGEVQQETRRWDDVKLKNTVMRTKEDAQDYRYFPDPDLIPVEIDDEWMRRIESEIPELPISRYERYLNEYGMTAMEARLISENFAKAELLDRCAKSGKVKPKAAANWILSDISKYLNDKAVELESTRLNADKLIDLIVLIDQGTISGAAGKKVLPAMFETDEAVEAIVERMGLKQVSDEGAIRAIVQDVLANNEKAVSDFKAGKNVTGFLVGQCMKASKGQGNPQIINKLIAEELAKL; encoded by the coding sequence ATGAAATACGAAGCTGTCATCGGCCTTGAGGTGCACGCGGAGCTATCGACGAAGAGCAAGATCTACTGCTCGTGTTCGACCGGATTCGGTGCGCCGATCAACACCCATACCTGCCCGGTCTGCACGGGCATGCCGGGCGCGCTGCCCGTATTGAACCGCGAGGTCGTGCACTATGCCGCCAAGATGGGCAAGGCCACCGGTTGCACGGTAAACCGGCTGTGCAAGGCCGACCGTAAGAATTATTTTTACCCTGACCTGCCCAAGGCCTACCAAATTTCGCAGTTCGATGTGCCGATTTGCGAAAACGGCGAGGTGTTCTTCTATGTGGACGGCGAAAAAAAGTCCTGCCGGTTGGAGCGCATCCATTTTGAGGAGGACGCGGGCAAGCTGTTGCATGACGAGATCGACGGCACGGTCGTCGACTTTAACCGCTGCGGCGTGCCGCTGATCGAAATGGTCACGCGGCCCGACCTGCGTTCCTCGGCGGAGGCCAAGGAATTTCTCGAAATGATCAAGACCACGCTCGGCTACCTCGATATCTCGGATTGCAAGATGGAGGAAGGCTCGATCCGCTGCGACGTGAACGTGTCCATCCGCCCGGAAGGATCGGATACGCTGGGTACGCGCGTGGAAATGAAGAACGTCAACACCTTCTCGGGCGCGGTGCGCGCCATTGATTACGAGATCGCGCGCCAGATCGATCTGGTAGAGCACGGCGGTGAGGTACAGCAGGAAACGCGCCGCTGGGATGATGTGAAGCTGAAAAACACCGTCATGCGCACCAAAGAGGACGCGCAGGACTACCGTTATTTCCCCGATCCCGACCTGATTCCGGTCGAGATCGACGACGAGTGGATGCGCCGGATCGAAAGCGAGATCCCCGAGCTGCCGATCAGCCGTTACGAGCGCTATCTGAACGAGTACGGCATGACCGCGATGGAAGCGCGACTGATCTCGGAGAACTTCGCCAAGGCGGAGCTGCTCGACCGTTGCGCGAAATCCGGCAAGGTAAAGCCCAAGGCGGCCGCCAACTGGATCCTTTCGGATATTTCCAAGTATCTGAACGACAAGGCGGTCGAATTGGAAAGCACGAGGCTGAACGCCGATAAGCTGATCGATCTGATCGTGCTGATCGATCAGGGCACGATTTCGGGCGCGGCAGGCAAAAAGGTGCTGCCCGCCATGTTCGAGACCGACGAAGCGGTCGAGGCGATCGTCGAACGCATGGGCCTCAAGCAGGTGTCCGATGAGGGCGCGATTCGCGCGATCGTGCAGGACGTGCTGGCAAACAATGAAAAGGCCGTTTCCGACTTCAAGGCCGGTAAAAACGTCACCGGCTTCCTTGTGGGCCAGTGCATGAAGGCCTCCAAGGGACAGGGCAATCCGCAGATCATCAATAAGCTGATCGCGGAGGAGCTTGCAAAGCTGTAA